The following are encoded in a window of Pecten maximus chromosome 17, xPecMax1.1, whole genome shotgun sequence genomic DNA:
- the LOC117315278 gene encoding sulfotransferase family cytosolic 1B member 1-like, producing the protein MRETLGFPTCGASWFNYVNEWEIAKKTNPRLKCLNLRYEDLKEDLYSNIVKLARFLDVENNEEFLRQLEQTLTIDNLRNEHQTQKGRTSKFSAWIKDGRLPIYRKGIIGDWKQKFTVEQNEMFDAVYKKKMAAMSLDLDFVFE; encoded by the exons ATGCGAGAAACATTAGGat ttCCCACATGTGGGGCCTCGTGGTTCAACTATGTAAACGAATGGGAAATTGCGAAGAAGACCAATCCTCGCCTGAAATGTCTGAATCTGCGATACGAGGATCTGAAAGAG gatttatattcaaatattgtaaaattggcAAGGTTCCTTGACGTGGAAAACAATGAAGAATTCCTGAGGCAATTGGAGCAAACATTGACGATTGATAATCTGAGAAACGAACACCAAACACAAAAGGGACGCACATCAAAATTTTCAGCTTGGATCAAAGATGGAAGACTTCCGATTTATCGAAAAG GAATTATCGGAGACTGGAAACAAAAATTCACTGTCGAACAGAATGAGATGTTTGATGCTGTGTATAAGAAAAAGATGGCTGCTATGTCTCTTGACCTCGATTTCGTCTTTGAATGA
- the LOC117315476 gene encoding sulfotransferase 4A1-like: MVGNIGETLDKISTLNFRDGDVLVCSYPKSGCHWVYNMIHMIRHKSLEYFGSPFLLEFDDLTQMNEFHTTGIYATHLAYPFIPERAKQGDVKLVNILRNPKDVFCSLYEYQSNLQNRLFKGDFEGCLQYFLSDGSVSLTTDLILPWLMELCVSGSNRVFRKSGLTWHLI; encoded by the exons ATGGTAGGAAATATTGGAGAGACTCttgataaaatatcaacattaaactTTCGAGATGGTGATGTGCTTGTTTGCTCCTATCCTAAATCAG GCTGCCACTGGGTATACAACATGATCCATATGATTCGACACAAATCCCTCGAGTACTTTGGATCCCCGTTTCTACTCGAGTTTGACGATTTGACACAGATGAATGAATTTCACACGACTGGAATTTATGCTACACATTTGGCTTATCCATTCATTCCAGAACGTGCCAAGCAGGGTGACGTCAAATTGGTCAATATTCTGAGAAATCCAAAGGACGTGTTCTGTTCGCTGTATGAATACCAATCGAATCTTCAGAACAGATTATTTAAAGGCGACTTCGAAGGATGTCTTCAATATTTCCTGTCAGATGGAA gtgtctccttgacaaccgaCCTAATATTACCCTGGCTGATGGAGTTGTGTGTCTCGGGTTCCAACCGCGTGTTTCGTAAGAGCGGCTTAACATGGCATTTAATCTGA